One segment of Syngnathus typhle isolate RoL2023-S1 ecotype Sweden linkage group LG9, RoL_Styp_1.0, whole genome shotgun sequence DNA contains the following:
- the cenpj gene encoding centromere protein J isoform X1 has protein sequence MSSPIAGRPGSSSDFLARWIPSSTKAGVILDPGSLRYDSPMSSEPEDFAPMTASVDSSCLGVPGGDMEADRPEETSDGSQVSVMMKLDQLRRWQQHLQEQLKVDQLDQLLRLQEEQQQRALGVSGSSPEHNHSSQHRGLQKNHRQEGEAHARLQNDIERHNEEVLCPADPKPDDDDLPKPSTNSHNTQNGERKDHHMPRDRPIQTGKQTFEELLEEQLKLEEQRLNYTQQPQNPEGGQSAAPPKRTFLRRGQGLSRFTNKGSLPKKDSNKARKQSSQARVVAHNDCEKATVQRLPVQRKTATLITENRPREERVEIKETRSKLLECHQRQNTGGEVRRNKVAEDSRPATKQAGVQAESPDVPGESPDTSLMEKRRWECKRNLESMELGEFELLEQAAEEFSFSSNSSFVTKILEMDREKRKLLGVAGLHHRRLSSTPIKSPAAREQKHSPEINVATSHDNDEMEVEDSSSKAKTDLKVPERAVAPSGSSGCNDFPAPSELPYDKRSYQDDNDDESEDTLSSIGNNDDDESDCSTLEDDKDAAAGQVIFDDDNTWNEMDDTAVGVEPVPTEATHPESHAATTLPPPPKLMMKLFPALKPKTQNALLPPPEVTSPSPPEKADNKEAPQIQSTQLRERLVELEIEIERFKKENAALAKLKQENERNRDNLRKERLAWEQQRAEQLAQFEEYKKEESGKLLRERKLFEKHASAARAVPDKKEREEIQALKQQLSSLQEDLRKKESRWSATHQRLRQQIESFRQENNELKDEVRMLEKLRLSTLKNSVDAGKNVKRAPSVSKGVTFADPLDSRSVSPSHGSTAAPPRGSVTEHAGKGEGMKSSLKKPAESTSSSSHEEISEEKQMTAKEKSPNEQHSESSSPIVSESNEEERSEDRFCESVLEVITHPDGKVEKVLAGGDRVIVYPNGTTKEVSCDGVTVKVTFFNGDTKEVMADHRVLYYYANTRTTHVTYPDGLEVLHFPNNQTEKHFPDGRKEITFADQTVKVLFPDGSEESVMMDGTVVQLKTDGTKEIHFNTGQKEVHTADYKRREYPDGTVKTVYADGRQETRYPGGRLRVKDKHGNVLTDERR, from the exons ATGTCCTCTCCCATCGCTGGGCGTCCGGGCTCGTCCTCAGACTTTTTGGCCCGCTGGATCCCGAGCAGCACCAAGGCTGGTGTGATTCTGGACCCCGGCTCTCTACGATACGACTCCCCAATGTCCTCAGAGCCGGAGGACTTTGCCCCAATGACCGCTTCGGTGGACAGCAGCTGCCTGGGCGTGCCTGGGGGAGACATGGAGGCTGACAGGCCGGAGGAGACGTCCGACGGCTCGCAGGTTTCCGTTATGATGAAGCTGGACCAG CTGAGGAGATGGCAGCAGCACTTGCAGGAGCAGCTCAAAGTGGACCAGCTGGACCAGCTCCTTCGCCTTCAAGAAGAGCAGCAGCAGAGGGCTCTGGGAGTTTCAGGCTCCAGTCCTGAGCACAACCACTCGAGTCAACACCGGGGACTCCAAAAGAACCACCGCCAAGAGGGAGAAGCACACGCGCGGCTCCAAAACGACATCGAAAGGCACAACGAAGAAG TTTTGTGTCCCGCAGACCCAAAgcctgatgatgatgacctccCCAAACCAAGCACAAATAGCCACAACACTCAGAACGGCGAAAGAAAAGATCATCACATGCCACGAGACAG GCCGATCCAGACAGGCAAGCAGACGTTTGAGGAGTTGTTGGAGGAGCAGCTGAAGTTGGAGGAGCAGAGGTTGAATTATACCCAGCAACCGCAG AATCCAGAAGGAGGCCAGTCGGCGGCGCCCCCGAAAAGGACTTTTCTGAGGCGAGGCCAGGGCTTGTCTCGATTTACCAACAAGGGATCTCTTCCCAAAAAGGACTCAAACAAGGCTCGCAAACAGTCAAGCCAGGCCAGAGTCGTTGCCCACAACGACTGTGAGAAAGCGACGGTCCAGCGGCTTCCCGTCCAACGCAAAACCGCCACTTTGATCACAGAGAACCGCCCGAGAGAAGAAAGGGTCGAGATTAAAGAAACGCGGAGCAAATTGTTGGAATGCCACCAGAGACAAAACACAGGCGGGGAGGTGAGAAGAAACAAGGTGGCGGAGGACAGTCGCCCTGCAACAAAGCAGGCTGGCGTGCAGGCGGAGTCGCCCGACGTCCCGGGAGAATCGCCAGATACGTCATTGATGGAAAAGCGACGTTGGGAGTGCAAGCGCAATCTGGAGAGCATGGAGCTGGGCGAGTTCGAGCTACTGGAGCAAGCTGCAGAAGAGTTCTCCTTCTCATCTAACTCCTCCTTCGTCACCAAG ATTCTGGAGATGGACCGCGAGAAGCGGAAGCTTCTTGGTGTGGCTGGGCTTCACCACAGACGACTCTCATCCACACCCATCAAGTCACCAGCGGCCAGAGAGCAAAAGCACAGCCCCGAAATTAACGTGGCGACGAGCCATGACAACGATGAAATGGAGGTGGAGGACTCTTCATCAAAGGCCAAGACTGATCTTAAAGTGCCCGAAAGGGCAGTCGCGCCGTCCGGTTCCTCCGGCTGCAATGACTTCCCCGCCCCGTCGGAGCTGCCATACGACAAGCGCTCTTACCAGGATGACAACGACGACGAGAGCGAAGACACGCTCAGCAGCATCGGCAACAACGATGACGACGAAAGCGACTGCTCCACGCTGGAGGACGACAAAGACGCGGCAGCGGGCCAAGTCATTTTTGACGACGACAACACGTGGAACGAAATGGACGACACAGCGGTCGGCGTCGAACCCGTTCCCACGGAAGCGACCCATCCGGAGTCACATGCTGCCACtactctgcctcctcctccaaaaCTCATGATGAAACTGTTCCCTGCGCTCAAGCCAAAGACTCAAAATGCATTGCTTCCTCCGCCTGAAGTTACCTCACCTTCCCCACCTGAAAAGGCAGACAACAAGGAAG CGCCGCAGATACAGTCCACACAGTTGAGGGAGCGACTGGTGGAGCTGGAGATCGAAATTGAGCGGTTCAAGAAGGAGAACGCGGCGCTGGCCAAGCTCAAACAGGAGAACGAGAGGAACCGGGACAACCTCAG GAAGGAGCGGCTGGCGTGGGAGCAgcagcgagctgagcagttgGCTCAATTTGAGGAGTACAAGAAGGAAGAAAGCGGCAAGCTCCTGCGAGAACGCAAACTTTTTGAGAAACACGCTTCGGCCGCTCGAGCAGTGCCCGACAAAAAGGAACGTGAGGAAATACAG GCTCTGAAGCAGCAGCTCAGTTCCCTCCAGGAGGATCTGAGGAAGAAGGAGAGTCGCTGGTCAGCCACTCATCAGCGCCTCCGCCAGCAGATCGAATCGTTCCGCCAGGAGAACAACGAGCTGAAAGACGAG GTGCGCATGCTGGAAAAACTTCGTCTGAGCACCTTGAAGAACTCCGTAGACGCTGGAAAAAACGTCAAACGTGCGCCTTCAGTTAGCAAAGGAGTCACATTTGCC GATCCCCTGGACTCTCGGAGTGTCAGCCCTTCACACGGCAGCACTGCAGCGCCCCCCAGAGGCAGCGTCACTGAACATGCGGGTAAAGGTGAAG GAATGAAGAGCAGCTTGAAAAAGCCAGCCGAatccacctcctcctcatcacATGAAGAAATATCAGAGGAAAAGCAAATGACTGCCAAAGAGAAATCTCCAAATGAACAACATTCTGAGAGCTCCTCGCCC ATTGTAAGCGAGTCAAATGAAGAAGAGAGAAGTGAGGATCGGTTCTGTGAATCTGTTCTGGAAGTGATCACTCATCCGGACGGCAAG GTGGAGAAGGTCCTAGCTGGTGGCGATCGTGTCATCGTGTACCCCAATGGGACCACAAAGGAGGTGTCATGTGACGGCGTGACAGTCAAAGTGACTTTCTTCAATGGTGACACCAAAGAAGTGATGGCTGACCACAGGGTG TTGTACTACTACGCTAACACCAGGACGACACACGTCACGTATCCTGacggcttggaggtcctgcacTTCCCTAACAACCAGACAG AGAAACACTTCCCGGACGGCCGTAAGGAAATCACATTTGCAGACCAGACCGTGAAAGTTCTCTTCCCAGACGGCAGTGAGGAGAGTGTCATGATGGACGGAACAGTCGTACAACTCAAAAC GGACGGCACCAAGGAGATCCATTTCAACACGGGACAGAAGGAGGTGCACACGGCTGACTACAAAAGGCGAGAGTACCCCGACGGCACGGTCAAGACCGTCTACGCCGACGGACGGCAGGAGACGCGATATCCCGGAGGACGACTACGCGTCAAAGACAAGCACGGAAACGTGTTGACGGACGAGCGGCGCTAA
- the cenpj gene encoding centromere protein J isoform X4, translating into MSSPIAGRPGSSSDFLARWIPSSTKAGVILDPGSLRYDSPMSSEPEDFAPMTASVDSSCLGVPGGDMEADRPEETSDGSQVSVMMKLDQLRRWQQHLQEQLKVDQLDQLLRLQEEQQQRALGVSGSSPEHNHSSQHRGLQKNHRQEGEAHARLQNDIERHNEEDPKPDDDDLPKPSTNSHNTQNGERKDHHMPRDRPIQTGKQTFEELLEEQLKLEEQRLNYTQQPQNPEGGQSAAPPKRTFLRRGQGLSRFTNKGSLPKKDSNKARKQSSQARVVAHNDCEKATVQRLPVQRKTATLITENRPREERVEIKETRSKLLECHQRQNTGGEVRRNKVAEDSRPATKQAGVQAESPDVPGESPDTSLMEKRRWECKRNLESMELGEFELLEQAAEEFSFSSNSSFVTKILEMDREKRKLLGVAGLHHRRLSSTPIKSPAAREQKHSPEINVATSHDNDEMEVEDSSSKAKTDLKVPERAVAPSGSSGCNDFPAPSELPYDKRSYQDDNDDESEDTLSSIGNNDDDESDCSTLEDDKDAAAGQVIFDDDNTWNEMDDTAVGVEPVPTEATHPESHAATTLPPPPKLMMKLFPALKPKTQNALLPPPEVTSPSPPEKADNKEAPQIQSTQLRERLVELEIEIERFKKENAALAKLKQENERNRDNLRKERLAWEQQRAEQLAQFEEYKKEESGKLLRERKLFEKHASAARAVPDKKEREEIQALKQQLSSLQEDLRKKESRWSATHQRLRQQIESFRQENNELKDEVRMLEKLRLSTLKNSVDAGKNVKRAPSVSKGVTFADPLDSRSVSPSHGSTAAPPRGSVTEHAGKGEGMKSSLKKPAESTSSSSHEEISEEKQMTAKEKSPNEQHSESSSPIVSESNEEERSEDRFCESVLEVITHPDGKVEKVLAGGDRVIVYPNGTTKEVSCDGVTVKVTFFNGDTKEVMADHRVLYYYANTRTTHVTYPDGLEVLHFPNNQTEKHFPDGRKEITFADQTVKVLFPDGSEESVMMDGTVVQLKTDGTKEIHFNTGQKEVHTADYKRREYPDGTVKTVYADGRQETRYPGGRLRVKDKHGNVLTDERR; encoded by the exons ATGTCCTCTCCCATCGCTGGGCGTCCGGGCTCGTCCTCAGACTTTTTGGCCCGCTGGATCCCGAGCAGCACCAAGGCTGGTGTGATTCTGGACCCCGGCTCTCTACGATACGACTCCCCAATGTCCTCAGAGCCGGAGGACTTTGCCCCAATGACCGCTTCGGTGGACAGCAGCTGCCTGGGCGTGCCTGGGGGAGACATGGAGGCTGACAGGCCGGAGGAGACGTCCGACGGCTCGCAGGTTTCCGTTATGATGAAGCTGGACCAG CTGAGGAGATGGCAGCAGCACTTGCAGGAGCAGCTCAAAGTGGACCAGCTGGACCAGCTCCTTCGCCTTCAAGAAGAGCAGCAGCAGAGGGCTCTGGGAGTTTCAGGCTCCAGTCCTGAGCACAACCACTCGAGTCAACACCGGGGACTCCAAAAGAACCACCGCCAAGAGGGAGAAGCACACGCGCGGCTCCAAAACGACATCGAAAGGCACAACGAAGAAG ACCCAAAgcctgatgatgatgacctccCCAAACCAAGCACAAATAGCCACAACACTCAGAACGGCGAAAGAAAAGATCATCACATGCCACGAGACAG GCCGATCCAGACAGGCAAGCAGACGTTTGAGGAGTTGTTGGAGGAGCAGCTGAAGTTGGAGGAGCAGAGGTTGAATTATACCCAGCAACCGCAG AATCCAGAAGGAGGCCAGTCGGCGGCGCCCCCGAAAAGGACTTTTCTGAGGCGAGGCCAGGGCTTGTCTCGATTTACCAACAAGGGATCTCTTCCCAAAAAGGACTCAAACAAGGCTCGCAAACAGTCAAGCCAGGCCAGAGTCGTTGCCCACAACGACTGTGAGAAAGCGACGGTCCAGCGGCTTCCCGTCCAACGCAAAACCGCCACTTTGATCACAGAGAACCGCCCGAGAGAAGAAAGGGTCGAGATTAAAGAAACGCGGAGCAAATTGTTGGAATGCCACCAGAGACAAAACACAGGCGGGGAGGTGAGAAGAAACAAGGTGGCGGAGGACAGTCGCCCTGCAACAAAGCAGGCTGGCGTGCAGGCGGAGTCGCCCGACGTCCCGGGAGAATCGCCAGATACGTCATTGATGGAAAAGCGACGTTGGGAGTGCAAGCGCAATCTGGAGAGCATGGAGCTGGGCGAGTTCGAGCTACTGGAGCAAGCTGCAGAAGAGTTCTCCTTCTCATCTAACTCCTCCTTCGTCACCAAG ATTCTGGAGATGGACCGCGAGAAGCGGAAGCTTCTTGGTGTGGCTGGGCTTCACCACAGACGACTCTCATCCACACCCATCAAGTCACCAGCGGCCAGAGAGCAAAAGCACAGCCCCGAAATTAACGTGGCGACGAGCCATGACAACGATGAAATGGAGGTGGAGGACTCTTCATCAAAGGCCAAGACTGATCTTAAAGTGCCCGAAAGGGCAGTCGCGCCGTCCGGTTCCTCCGGCTGCAATGACTTCCCCGCCCCGTCGGAGCTGCCATACGACAAGCGCTCTTACCAGGATGACAACGACGACGAGAGCGAAGACACGCTCAGCAGCATCGGCAACAACGATGACGACGAAAGCGACTGCTCCACGCTGGAGGACGACAAAGACGCGGCAGCGGGCCAAGTCATTTTTGACGACGACAACACGTGGAACGAAATGGACGACACAGCGGTCGGCGTCGAACCCGTTCCCACGGAAGCGACCCATCCGGAGTCACATGCTGCCACtactctgcctcctcctccaaaaCTCATGATGAAACTGTTCCCTGCGCTCAAGCCAAAGACTCAAAATGCATTGCTTCCTCCGCCTGAAGTTACCTCACCTTCCCCACCTGAAAAGGCAGACAACAAGGAAG CGCCGCAGATACAGTCCACACAGTTGAGGGAGCGACTGGTGGAGCTGGAGATCGAAATTGAGCGGTTCAAGAAGGAGAACGCGGCGCTGGCCAAGCTCAAACAGGAGAACGAGAGGAACCGGGACAACCTCAG GAAGGAGCGGCTGGCGTGGGAGCAgcagcgagctgagcagttgGCTCAATTTGAGGAGTACAAGAAGGAAGAAAGCGGCAAGCTCCTGCGAGAACGCAAACTTTTTGAGAAACACGCTTCGGCCGCTCGAGCAGTGCCCGACAAAAAGGAACGTGAGGAAATACAG GCTCTGAAGCAGCAGCTCAGTTCCCTCCAGGAGGATCTGAGGAAGAAGGAGAGTCGCTGGTCAGCCACTCATCAGCGCCTCCGCCAGCAGATCGAATCGTTCCGCCAGGAGAACAACGAGCTGAAAGACGAG GTGCGCATGCTGGAAAAACTTCGTCTGAGCACCTTGAAGAACTCCGTAGACGCTGGAAAAAACGTCAAACGTGCGCCTTCAGTTAGCAAAGGAGTCACATTTGCC GATCCCCTGGACTCTCGGAGTGTCAGCCCTTCACACGGCAGCACTGCAGCGCCCCCCAGAGGCAGCGTCACTGAACATGCGGGTAAAGGTGAAG GAATGAAGAGCAGCTTGAAAAAGCCAGCCGAatccacctcctcctcatcacATGAAGAAATATCAGAGGAAAAGCAAATGACTGCCAAAGAGAAATCTCCAAATGAACAACATTCTGAGAGCTCCTCGCCC ATTGTAAGCGAGTCAAATGAAGAAGAGAGAAGTGAGGATCGGTTCTGTGAATCTGTTCTGGAAGTGATCACTCATCCGGACGGCAAG GTGGAGAAGGTCCTAGCTGGTGGCGATCGTGTCATCGTGTACCCCAATGGGACCACAAAGGAGGTGTCATGTGACGGCGTGACAGTCAAAGTGACTTTCTTCAATGGTGACACCAAAGAAGTGATGGCTGACCACAGGGTG TTGTACTACTACGCTAACACCAGGACGACACACGTCACGTATCCTGacggcttggaggtcctgcacTTCCCTAACAACCAGACAG AGAAACACTTCCCGGACGGCCGTAAGGAAATCACATTTGCAGACCAGACCGTGAAAGTTCTCTTCCCAGACGGCAGTGAGGAGAGTGTCATGATGGACGGAACAGTCGTACAACTCAAAAC GGACGGCACCAAGGAGATCCATTTCAACACGGGACAGAAGGAGGTGCACACGGCTGACTACAAAAGGCGAGAGTACCCCGACGGCACGGTCAAGACCGTCTACGCCGACGGACGGCAGGAGACGCGATATCCCGGAGGACGACTACGCGTCAAAGACAAGCACGGAAACGTGTTGACGGACGAGCGGCGCTAA
- the cenpj gene encoding centromere protein J isoform X3 translates to MSSPIAGRPGSSSDFLARWIPSSTKAGVILDPGSLRYDSPMSSEPEDFAPMTASVDSSCLGVPGGDMEADRPEETSDGSQVSVMMKLDQLRRWQQHLQEQLKVDQLDQLLRLQEEQQQRALGVSGSSPEHNHSSQHRGLQKNHRQEGEAHARLQNDIERHNEEVLCPADPKPDDDDLPKPSTNSHNTQNGERKDHHMPRDRPIQTGKQTFEELLEEQLKLEEQRLNYTQQPQNPEGGQSAAPPKRTFLRRGQGLSRFTNKGSLPKKDSNKARKQSSQARVVAHNDCEKATVQRLPVQRKTATLITENRPREERVEIKETRSKLLECHQRQNTGGEVRRNKVAEDSRPATKQAGVQAESPDVPGESPDTSLMEKRRWECKRNLESMELGEFELLEQAAEEFSFSSNSSFVTKILEMDREKRKLLGVAGLHHRRLSSTPIKSPAAREQKHSPEINVATSHDNDEMEVEDSSSKAKTDLKVPERAVAPSGSSGCNDFPAPSELPYDKRSYQDDNDDESEDTLSSIGNNDDDESDCSTLEDDKDAAAGQVIFDDDNTWNEMDDTAVGVEPVPTEATHPESHAATTLPPPPKLMMKLFPALKPKTQNALLPPPEVTSPSPPEKADNKEAPQIQSTQLRERLVELEIEIERFKKENAALAKLKQENERNRDNLRKERLAWEQQRAEQLAQFEEYKKEESGKLLRERKLFEKHASAARAVPDKKEREEIQALKQQLSSLQEDLRKKESRWSATHQRLRQQIESFRQENNELKDEVRMLEKLRLSTLKNSVDAGKNVKRAPSVSKGVTFADPLDSRSVSPSHGSTAAPPRGSVTEHAGMKSSLKKPAESTSSSSHEEISEEKQMTAKEKSPNEQHSESSSPIVSESNEEERSEDRFCESVLEVITHPDGKVEKVLAGGDRVIVYPNGTTKEVSCDGVTVKVTFFNGDTKEVMADHRVLYYYANTRTTHVTYPDGLEVLHFPNNQTEKHFPDGRKEITFADQTVKVLFPDGSEESVMMDGTVVQLKTDGTKEIHFNTGQKEVHTADYKRREYPDGTVKTVYADGRQETRYPGGRLRVKDKHGNVLTDERR, encoded by the exons ATGTCCTCTCCCATCGCTGGGCGTCCGGGCTCGTCCTCAGACTTTTTGGCCCGCTGGATCCCGAGCAGCACCAAGGCTGGTGTGATTCTGGACCCCGGCTCTCTACGATACGACTCCCCAATGTCCTCAGAGCCGGAGGACTTTGCCCCAATGACCGCTTCGGTGGACAGCAGCTGCCTGGGCGTGCCTGGGGGAGACATGGAGGCTGACAGGCCGGAGGAGACGTCCGACGGCTCGCAGGTTTCCGTTATGATGAAGCTGGACCAG CTGAGGAGATGGCAGCAGCACTTGCAGGAGCAGCTCAAAGTGGACCAGCTGGACCAGCTCCTTCGCCTTCAAGAAGAGCAGCAGCAGAGGGCTCTGGGAGTTTCAGGCTCCAGTCCTGAGCACAACCACTCGAGTCAACACCGGGGACTCCAAAAGAACCACCGCCAAGAGGGAGAAGCACACGCGCGGCTCCAAAACGACATCGAAAGGCACAACGAAGAAG TTTTGTGTCCCGCAGACCCAAAgcctgatgatgatgacctccCCAAACCAAGCACAAATAGCCACAACACTCAGAACGGCGAAAGAAAAGATCATCACATGCCACGAGACAG GCCGATCCAGACAGGCAAGCAGACGTTTGAGGAGTTGTTGGAGGAGCAGCTGAAGTTGGAGGAGCAGAGGTTGAATTATACCCAGCAACCGCAG AATCCAGAAGGAGGCCAGTCGGCGGCGCCCCCGAAAAGGACTTTTCTGAGGCGAGGCCAGGGCTTGTCTCGATTTACCAACAAGGGATCTCTTCCCAAAAAGGACTCAAACAAGGCTCGCAAACAGTCAAGCCAGGCCAGAGTCGTTGCCCACAACGACTGTGAGAAAGCGACGGTCCAGCGGCTTCCCGTCCAACGCAAAACCGCCACTTTGATCACAGAGAACCGCCCGAGAGAAGAAAGGGTCGAGATTAAAGAAACGCGGAGCAAATTGTTGGAATGCCACCAGAGACAAAACACAGGCGGGGAGGTGAGAAGAAACAAGGTGGCGGAGGACAGTCGCCCTGCAACAAAGCAGGCTGGCGTGCAGGCGGAGTCGCCCGACGTCCCGGGAGAATCGCCAGATACGTCATTGATGGAAAAGCGACGTTGGGAGTGCAAGCGCAATCTGGAGAGCATGGAGCTGGGCGAGTTCGAGCTACTGGAGCAAGCTGCAGAAGAGTTCTCCTTCTCATCTAACTCCTCCTTCGTCACCAAG ATTCTGGAGATGGACCGCGAGAAGCGGAAGCTTCTTGGTGTGGCTGGGCTTCACCACAGACGACTCTCATCCACACCCATCAAGTCACCAGCGGCCAGAGAGCAAAAGCACAGCCCCGAAATTAACGTGGCGACGAGCCATGACAACGATGAAATGGAGGTGGAGGACTCTTCATCAAAGGCCAAGACTGATCTTAAAGTGCCCGAAAGGGCAGTCGCGCCGTCCGGTTCCTCCGGCTGCAATGACTTCCCCGCCCCGTCGGAGCTGCCATACGACAAGCGCTCTTACCAGGATGACAACGACGACGAGAGCGAAGACACGCTCAGCAGCATCGGCAACAACGATGACGACGAAAGCGACTGCTCCACGCTGGAGGACGACAAAGACGCGGCAGCGGGCCAAGTCATTTTTGACGACGACAACACGTGGAACGAAATGGACGACACAGCGGTCGGCGTCGAACCCGTTCCCACGGAAGCGACCCATCCGGAGTCACATGCTGCCACtactctgcctcctcctccaaaaCTCATGATGAAACTGTTCCCTGCGCTCAAGCCAAAGACTCAAAATGCATTGCTTCCTCCGCCTGAAGTTACCTCACCTTCCCCACCTGAAAAGGCAGACAACAAGGAAG CGCCGCAGATACAGTCCACACAGTTGAGGGAGCGACTGGTGGAGCTGGAGATCGAAATTGAGCGGTTCAAGAAGGAGAACGCGGCGCTGGCCAAGCTCAAACAGGAGAACGAGAGGAACCGGGACAACCTCAG GAAGGAGCGGCTGGCGTGGGAGCAgcagcgagctgagcagttgGCTCAATTTGAGGAGTACAAGAAGGAAGAAAGCGGCAAGCTCCTGCGAGAACGCAAACTTTTTGAGAAACACGCTTCGGCCGCTCGAGCAGTGCCCGACAAAAAGGAACGTGAGGAAATACAG GCTCTGAAGCAGCAGCTCAGTTCCCTCCAGGAGGATCTGAGGAAGAAGGAGAGTCGCTGGTCAGCCACTCATCAGCGCCTCCGCCAGCAGATCGAATCGTTCCGCCAGGAGAACAACGAGCTGAAAGACGAG GTGCGCATGCTGGAAAAACTTCGTCTGAGCACCTTGAAGAACTCCGTAGACGCTGGAAAAAACGTCAAACGTGCGCCTTCAGTTAGCAAAGGAGTCACATTTGCC GATCCCCTGGACTCTCGGAGTGTCAGCCCTTCACACGGCAGCACTGCAGCGCCCCCCAGAGGCAGCGTCACTGAACATGCGG GAATGAAGAGCAGCTTGAAAAAGCCAGCCGAatccacctcctcctcatcacATGAAGAAATATCAGAGGAAAAGCAAATGACTGCCAAAGAGAAATCTCCAAATGAACAACATTCTGAGAGCTCCTCGCCC ATTGTAAGCGAGTCAAATGAAGAAGAGAGAAGTGAGGATCGGTTCTGTGAATCTGTTCTGGAAGTGATCACTCATCCGGACGGCAAG GTGGAGAAGGTCCTAGCTGGTGGCGATCGTGTCATCGTGTACCCCAATGGGACCACAAAGGAGGTGTCATGTGACGGCGTGACAGTCAAAGTGACTTTCTTCAATGGTGACACCAAAGAAGTGATGGCTGACCACAGGGTG TTGTACTACTACGCTAACACCAGGACGACACACGTCACGTATCCTGacggcttggaggtcctgcacTTCCCTAACAACCAGACAG AGAAACACTTCCCGGACGGCCGTAAGGAAATCACATTTGCAGACCAGACCGTGAAAGTTCTCTTCCCAGACGGCAGTGAGGAGAGTGTCATGATGGACGGAACAGTCGTACAACTCAAAAC GGACGGCACCAAGGAGATCCATTTCAACACGGGACAGAAGGAGGTGCACACGGCTGACTACAAAAGGCGAGAGTACCCCGACGGCACGGTCAAGACCGTCTACGCCGACGGACGGCAGGAGACGCGATATCCCGGAGGACGACTACGCGTCAAAGACAAGCACGGAAACGTGTTGACGGACGAGCGGCGCTAA